The DNA sequence GATATATCAGGTTATATTCCGTGGCTTTTTCTCCTTTTTCACCAATATTTTTAAATCAGAGTGAACTTAAATTATACCACATTTTTGAACAAAAATAAGGCACAAATCTCACAAAGTAAAACTTTGTAAAATCTGTGCCTTAAAAAATTTATTCATCAATGTAGGAATAGCCCAAGAATCATTATTTCTACAATACCTGCAATACCTAAAAGCAATGTACACATAGTCTGTGTCTTATATCCCTTTTCAGGCGTCATTGCACCGAAGTTTGTAACAACCCAGAAGTATGAGTCATTAGCATGTGAAACTGTCATAGCACCTGCACCTATAGCCATAGTTACAAGTGTTGCACTCATAGGAGTTGCAAATCCAAGTGCCGGTAAAAGAGGTGCCACAATACCTGCTGTGGTTGTAAGTGCTACCGTAGATGATCCCTGTGCACTCTTTAATATAGCAGATAATAAGAATGGGAAAAGCATACCCATTGTGCTGAGAACCTCTGCATGATCCTTTATAAAGTTAACCATATCTGATGAAGCTATTACCTTACCAAGTACACCACCTGCTGCTGTCACAAACAATATAGGTCCAACAGTCTTTAATGTATCATTCGTAATGCTGTAGAAATCCTTCATCTTGCCAGCACCCTGAAGCTGTAGTACACCAAAGACTGTACCAACTGCAAGTGCTATAATAGGTGTTCCTAAGAATTTCAAAATATCCGCTCCACTACCACTAAGTTTCATCATAGATACTACTGAAGCAATAGCCATAAGCAATACAGGAACCAAAATAGGGGCTAAAGACAGCCATCCACTTGGAAGCTTACCATATTCTGCCACAAGTTCCTCATATGTCTTTGTAATTTCGCTTGAATCAGCCTCATCATCAGCCTTTACACTCCTACCAATGAATTTAGCATAGAAAAGACCTGCCAAAAGTGGAAATATAGAGCATATTACACCCATTCCCATTACTAATAATAGATTGTCACCTATACCAAGTGTTGAAGCTGCTGCAATAGGGCCAGGTGTAGGCGGTATAAATACATGTGAAATATATAAACCTGCTGAAAGTCCTACAGTCATAGCTACTGATGACTGTGCAGTTCTCTTTACCAAAGCCTTTCTTATAGGATTTAAAATAACAAATCCTGAATCACAAAATACCGGAATAGAAACAACCCAACCCATAAGTTCTACAGCCAAAACCGGATTGTTCTTACCTACCAGTTTTATAACCATATCTGCAAGCTTAAAAGCTGCACCGGTTTTCTCCAAAATAGTTCCAATCAGAGCACCAAGTATGATAACAATACCTATACTTGAAAAAGTACCTGAAAAACCTGCTCCAATAACACTTGCAAGACCTTGTATCTTTGTTTCGTCTTACAATGTCTTATCTACCAGAGGTATTCCTGCCACAAGTCCCAAAATAAGTGATATACACATAATGGATACAAAAGGATGTATTCCAAACTTTGAGATGGCAACTATCATAATGATAACCGCCAATATAAACACGAATATAAGTGGTAAACCTGTCATATCACGACCTCCTTATCCGGACATATTGACATAATATTTTGCATAATTAATTTTATTATTTATGTCATATTCCACTTAATAATATTGTAAATTCATTATATCACAATATAAAATAAATGCAATTCAAACAAATAAATCTATATAAGAAGATTTTTATAATTATTTTATCTAATATTCAGTTTTCTTTTTAATAAAATCACTCCATTACACATCATTTATGTGATTATTTATATTAAAAATAAAGAGTATCTCATAAATTTCAAATATAGATATATTATAAAATTGACCTTATACGCTATTTTTTGTATAATATATATAATTTAAGCATTTGAAATTTATACTATGGAGGGATAAATGTATGAATTATTTAGAACTTATTGAAAAGAGAAATTCTATACGTGACTTTCTCAAGAAGCCTGTTGAGCCAAATAAATTAGATGAGATCACAAGCTTTTTTAATTCAGCTCCAAAGCTTTTTGATGTAAACACACAGATACTTATAGCAGCTGATGAAGATACCACCCAAAGACTTTCAGGTGTTGTAGGATATCGTGGGAATTCTTTCAATGCTCCGGCTTATATAGTTATTTTATCCGAAGATAAAGATAATTATCTTATAAATGCAGGATTTATGGCTGAACATCTTATTTTAAAGATTGAGGAAATGGGATTGTCCTCATGTTTTCTAACAAGTGAAGACAGCGATATGTTAAAAAAAGTTTTACTCATTAATTCGGAACTGGCTGTAGCAGCTGTGATTGCATTTGGATATGGTAAAAAAGAGAAGGATACTACAAAGCTTGATATACATTCACCTTCAAATGTAAGTATTAGCAGTAAATCAGGACATATAGCTCCAAAGATAGCTGTTACAACATTAGCATTTGATACTAACTTTAACACTCCTTATAATTTTGATGACGAATATGCCGATCCGGTTATTGCTGATGCTCTTTATGCAGCCAGCCTTTCACCAAGCTTTTTAAATCATCAAAATTATCGCTTTGTTATAAATGGAACTCATGTTTATTTATTTAACCGGTTTGACGAAGTGGTTACAAAGAATGACAATCTATTGGGACTCGGTGCTGCAATGCTCAACTTCCATATGATATTGTCATCAAAATATTCAGGAATCGGAAATTGGAGCCTTGATGTTTCAAATATCAAACATGATTTTAAAAATCCGAGTGATTATATTTTAGTAGCTGTTTTGGATATTTAAATTTTTAAAAGGCACAGCCATTTTCGA is a window from the Lachnoanaerobaculum umeaense genome containing:
- a CDS encoding nitroreductase family protein; translated protein: MNYLELIEKRNSIRDFLKKPVEPNKLDEITSFFNSAPKLFDVNTQILIAADEDTTQRLSGVVGYRGNSFNAPAYIVILSEDKDNYLINAGFMAEHLILKIEEMGLSSCFLTSEDSDMLKKVLLINSELAVAAVIAFGYGKKEKDTTKLDIHSPSNVSISSKSGHIAPKIAVTTLAFDTNFNTPYNFDDEYADPVIADALYAASLSPSFLNHQNYRFVINGTHVYLFNRFDEVVTKNDNLLGLGAAMLNFHMILSSKYSGIGNWSLDVSNIKHDFKNPSDYILVAVLDI